AAATGTATTTTTCGCTTACATATCTTCTTCGCTTTATCTAATCTTCGCTTACACAATTGCTTTCAGGTTAACGAAGCATGGGACAAAATTATTCGTACAGCCAGCCTTCTTCATCAGACGAGTTCGACATAACTTCCCTTCTTCAAGCAGAAGCTGAACTGTACGCGGATGAAGCTGAGAGTAGCTACAATATGGCAGGACCGTTTCAGTACCCACCTCAACCTGAGGCTGATGATGGAATCTCAATAATATGTTTGGCATTTGGAATGATGTTCGGGATAGGCGTATACATCAACatttgaaaaatgatttaattgaaCATATTTAGAACTAATTTGGTgatgaagattaataattattgtatctttatgtttaattattgtatctttatatttaatcatgcaataaataaaaattaaatttcacttaaaaaaaattatttttttattcctaaAGACTCCAAATTGGGGAACACCATTGGACACACTATTTTGATTAGAGTTCTTGactattcaaacaaaaacaaaaaaaaatactataatagGACTCCAAGAAGGAGTCCACCATCTCACGATCATCTTCTTCCCCGTCAGCATGTATCAATCAGAGGAGATATTTAAATCCTTAGCATGCAATTATCATGGTTCTGAAAAAGAAACTAATGTGACTGAAACTAACAATCGAACACATTTGCCTCCAGACATTTCTCCCTAACGCGATAACCGTACATATATGGTCCAGAGGACCAGAGCAGTTTacttcaatatataaataaaactgtATGAGACAAATCAGCAATGACCTTTAGATTTTCTTTTTGACTTTTCAGACCCTAATATGTATATTTGGATGTGTAGGTTTTTGTTGGCAAAGGGTGGATTATGCGATATTGCGATGTGTCTTATATATAAACCATTATCCTCAACTATTACTGCTAATGAAATGAGAATTTGGTTTTTGAGCAAAACAAAGCGGTTAACTGAAGAATGCATGAAGACAACTTAACAGTGGTTTTTAATATCAAAGTCAAGTATATGATGATAGTATTCAAATGATGTTGatttccattaaaaaaaaaacaaatcaaatttgtcAAATATCAAAAACTCAGATGAATGTAGATATGTTCTAATCGCAGAGATTTATTGATTGTTATTGATGATTTTCAATACATTTAATGGTCACAACAACACTGATTCGGATTTTCCCAGCCAACACATTGGCCAGATTGGTATCCCATCCTGATGCAAGCAGTCGCACAGTCAAAAATCATTCCACACCGTCCAATGCATTGTCCGTCGGCTTCAACTTTTTCTACATTTCacccaaaccaaaataaataaaaagagtacTGAGAGATAAGTATATAACAAGGAGTATAATATTTTGCATAGTTTGCTATTAAATAGATATCATGAGATCTGCAACTCATATACGGAATAACCTGGAACCGTGAGAAATATGATGAGTACTGAAGCAATCATTAGGAAGCTCATGAATCCAATCTTGCAATTCGTCTTCATTGTATTGTAAATATATTACCTCCTTTTATCAATTCAGTATATCACCTTTGCTTTATTGAGTATTGAACTTGTATATACAATTGATTGGGTTGCTCTGTTCTTATATGTACAGAGTTGAAGGCAAGAAAGGGAAGACAATATTACAGGAATAATTACAGGGAATATAGACGTTGGTAGAGGATcaagattatatattttccatACTCTTACATGATTTATATCTTTGAGTTTCTTTTATTGGTTTTTAAGATTCAAAAACAGAATCTCATTTTAGTTTAGCCATCAttataagaagagaaaaaaaagaaatcaggTTTGTATTAGCTATTAGTTACTATTGGCGGAtacaattcaaatattttgttccTAATCTAGCTCGATATTTGCGTTagtcatatttattttatatattttgttataaatctGATTTGTATCGGTTTTTATTGATTTACACCTTtctaaattttgtttcaaacaTTTTGTTCTCAATCTAGGGATATTTGCGTTAtgcattatatttatatactagtttaagatccgcgccttgcgcgagatgaatattttatatacacattatttttacgtattattatttatttaacattttttatatattatgaaacaaattaataaatgtATATTGAATAATTGAAAAACTATTAACTGttatgtgtataattaaattgagacaaatgcataaattaaagaaattattattttttatttacagtcATACATTTAAGCaattattttctctattttgtattttatgtaattaaattaaaataatattaacatagatatatagtatattttcatatgactatatattaaatgaaaattactaatcatatgattttatgagcatttttattttttaacaaaattttaaacgatTAATAACAAAACTTTTAGTGTGggacttttaatattttttaataatttataatcattcttgaaaattaaattcaaatttcaaaattaaaatactaagttctcaatttaaagttttaaaccattgatcacaaaattttcaatgtgaaactTTCAACAGTTTtcgtaatttatagtcgtttttaataattcaaaatataacaatatacaaaaaaaactaaaattttattatatggttaatatgattatttaatttattttgataatataacattaaacaaaaataattgagGATATGTAAATTGtcatcaaatctttattattaaaatcattaattgtcaaatatatattctatttaattccgtaacttttatttaaggaaagaataaaaaatattaattgtaaattgtcaattaatttatggttcatttaatttttttggcatcGTTTTTTCTGTCTGGTttattatgctattacaaatgagaaacattacatagacgatattacagccgacaattctacctgCCTTATGAGAATTCACGCCTGACTGCATCACCCTGAGTAACCCTATGAGATCCATTCCTGACGGTACTCCTTGatccatttaatttttttggcatcgtttatggttagtttaataaaaaatatataatataagtttagtggatcaacatatttctctagagattttaagaagcattctagtgatgacacatgTGATAGctaaaatgttgtaatgcttatcttttaatatataggggatatattttatatcggatttgtattaatttattttgaccgacacatttcaaaataattatttccaaTCTAAATAGATCTTTGATCGCCTCAATCTATTATACGTTACTTGataagtttaaatttaaagAAACCTTAATTTTAACTAGAACTTGATGCGTGCATCCGTGTgaatgtttaatttaatttgtatTCAACATAAACTCATAAACCGctggttttataaaaaattctcatgtatatttttttatgttttgtaatttacatatagagtagaatatattattttataatatatatgtttgataataagtttttatttgatgcaatttgatgtaatATAGGAAAGGATATCTCCCTTTAATACATGCAAAAATATTGAATGGTCAATATATGAATATCGATTTGGTTAGATAAGTTTCAGAATTGtaactaattaattttagtgcaaaaaaatataaaaagaaatatttaatttattgtacATGCAATCGCTGAATGTGTAAATAAAAgtaagtattaaaaatatttttattcatgttttcaaacactTCTCACTTTTACtgttatttatgtttataaaaagTACCAAAATGTACTTtagtttaataatatagatgaattATGCTGAAACTTCATGCCACTAAAAAGTATTGgaaaaaaaatccatttttttctaaatcattTAAGGGTCTTAAAGTTTAATTATACACGCACAATCTACTACATACTTTTATAGTTATTATATTTCAACAAATTGtatgcattatatatatttaagttaggattattttatttataaaatgaacaTTTATTTGTATAATAAATAACAAGGAAGAGTTGAtaagtttaaattatatataatagatataatATTTGATAACTTTCATCTATTTTACACTACTTGataagtttaaatttaaagaaacatttagtttaattatattgaaacttaatgccactaaaaaaatatttgcacACCCAATTATTTACCTAAATCACATAAGGGTCTTAAAGGTTATTTACACAAGCAATCTATTAAATTCTACATACTTTTATGTTGATgattattatatacaaaatttaagttaatattatttttataaaatgaacatttatttatataatagatCACAAAATTAAGTTCTTCATTTTCCACAATTTTGTcaatttattgatatatttatattttgataagtaataaatttttatttttatttcttttttttagaaattactGTATTTTGGCTCAATgaactgtttattttt
This region of Brassica napus cultivar Da-Ae chromosome C5, Da-Ae, whole genome shotgun sequence genomic DNA includes:
- the LOC111206524 gene encoding putative defensin-like protein 73: MKTNCKIGFMSFLMIASVLIIFLTVPEKVEADGQCIGRCGMIFDCATACIRMGYQSGQCVGWENPNQCCCDH